A single region of the Arthrobacter sp. PAMC25564 genome encodes:
- a CDS encoding DUF3375 family protein, with amino-acid sequence MSRSAVSSADAISARLRDLELLIKGPAWALTRSAPWVIAVLQASFTRIRPQLPLEQFHADVDAFLEQLRRQGPGTAEQQGGPAGGAPSGKKYADEWTRKNFLTRRNQSGQIVYEVTEPAARVLAFLDSLSSERSTLNGSRLGTLLGDVEKLANETNPDQSARLEALEEEIGERRQLIEDISSGDFDGLLDDDEAVEAAGNILDLAASLPADYKKMRDRIEELVGELRNQIIEESLSKGATMAQVLEADKRLRQSPEGRTFRSFTAFLEDPQQQLRFRSAIGEVLSRQFADELSQDERETLKNLVAELRTQHSQIQRIYGKLSESLNTYVQSDDFRQSVRLRKVLREAEQAIRSLPYERERPGLVRGPVLFNAGFESLAMVKLFDPDEFAAPPKLADPIAFSDSDRARSPRTGKARPELIRAAVAGASSLSEAWNQLPVEERHINSIRALLSHALHDGAGFDREAWEPIDFEQIDGTTRRAYLPVVTLKKD; translated from the coding sequence ATGTCCCGCTCCGCCGTGTCCTCTGCCGACGCCATCAGCGCCCGGCTCCGGGACCTCGAACTCCTCATCAAGGGACCAGCCTGGGCGCTCACCCGCTCCGCGCCCTGGGTGATCGCAGTGCTTCAAGCCTCCTTCACCCGCATCAGGCCGCAGCTGCCGCTGGAACAGTTCCACGCCGACGTCGACGCCTTCCTCGAGCAGCTCCGCCGCCAAGGCCCCGGCACGGCAGAGCAACAGGGCGGCCCCGCCGGCGGCGCGCCCTCAGGGAAGAAATATGCGGACGAGTGGACCCGGAAGAACTTCCTGACGCGCCGTAACCAGTCCGGCCAGATCGTCTACGAAGTCACCGAGCCCGCGGCCCGCGTCCTCGCATTCCTCGACAGCCTCTCCAGCGAACGTTCCACCCTCAACGGCTCCCGGCTCGGCACGCTGCTGGGCGACGTCGAGAAGCTCGCCAACGAGACCAACCCGGACCAGAGCGCCCGGCTGGAGGCCCTCGAGGAGGAGATCGGTGAACGGCGCCAGCTGATCGAGGACATCAGTTCCGGCGACTTTGACGGCCTGCTCGACGACGACGAGGCGGTGGAAGCGGCCGGCAACATCCTGGATCTCGCGGCCAGCCTGCCCGCCGACTACAAGAAGATGCGTGACCGGATCGAGGAACTCGTGGGGGAGCTCCGCAACCAGATCATCGAGGAATCCCTCAGCAAGGGCGCCACCATGGCCCAGGTCCTGGAGGCGGACAAGCGGCTCCGGCAGAGCCCCGAGGGCAGGACCTTCCGCTCCTTCACCGCGTTCCTGGAGGATCCGCAGCAGCAGCTGAGGTTCCGGTCCGCGATCGGCGAGGTGCTCAGCCGGCAGTTCGCGGACGAGCTCAGCCAGGACGAACGCGAGACCCTCAAGAACCTCGTGGCCGAACTCCGCACCCAGCACAGCCAGATCCAGCGGATCTACGGCAAGCTCAGCGAAAGCCTGAACACCTACGTCCAGAGCGACGATTTCCGCCAGTCGGTACGGCTCCGCAAGGTCCTGCGCGAGGCCGAGCAGGCCATCCGGTCCCTGCCGTACGAGCGCGAACGCCCGGGCCTGGTCCGCGGCCCGGTACTGTTCAATGCCGGCTTCGAATCCCTCGCGATGGTCAAGCTCTTCGACCCGGACGAGTTCGCGGCCCCGCCCAAACTCGCGGACCCGATCGCCTTCAGTGACTCGGACCGCGCGCGCTCGCCGCGAACCGGCAAGGCCAGGCCGGAGCTCATCCGTGCCGCGGTGGCGGGAGCCTCCTCCCTTTCCGAGGCCTGGAACCAGCTCCCGGTCGAGGAGCGCCATATCAACTCGATCCGCGCCCTGCTCTCCCACGCCCTCCACGACGGTGCAGGCTTCGACCGCGAAGCCTGGGAGCCCATCGACTTCGAACAGATAGACGGCACCACCCGCAGGGCATACCTGCCGGTGGTTACGCTCAAGAAAGATTGA
- a CDS encoding DUF4194 domain-containing protein, whose translation MTEFSPEAAAAEPEHTHADPFTVTPRDTFVDGAALFPGDTGVLPMKVRQALVKLLKGPYVDGGRDEKLWTTLLDNQLILRSRLSEVFLTLQLDHERKVAVLRPVDPEAIGGSTRSSILRQQRALSRVETIVLLRLRLLLDRHVTAQTDPTITREEIAELVAHYQPAGQQDALRDSDVVNRAITKLLARQLLLTTGLDEVYTISNALPLALPFENIGDIPAQIEALVAASTDQAGTEPLLELDVDVAANTEADDTEDDDADAAPGVASGLSEPRAELIEDQLRGAGAGAASSSTNAAAEGDHTDEAEAAK comes from the coding sequence ATGACTGAATTTTCGCCAGAAGCAGCGGCCGCGGAGCCTGAACACACGCACGCCGACCCGTTCACCGTGACCCCGCGGGACACCTTCGTGGACGGCGCCGCGCTGTTTCCGGGGGACACCGGCGTGCTCCCGATGAAGGTCCGCCAGGCCCTCGTGAAACTCCTCAAAGGTCCCTACGTCGACGGCGGCCGCGACGAGAAGCTCTGGACCACCCTGCTGGATAACCAGCTGATCCTGCGGAGCCGCCTGTCCGAGGTCTTCCTGACCCTCCAGCTGGATCACGAACGCAAGGTGGCCGTGCTGCGCCCGGTGGATCCCGAGGCGATCGGCGGCAGCACCCGCTCCAGCATCCTGCGCCAGCAGCGGGCCCTGAGCCGCGTCGAAACGATCGTGCTGCTCCGCCTCCGGCTCCTGCTGGACCGCCATGTCACGGCCCAGACGGACCCCACGATCACGCGCGAGGAAATCGCCGAACTCGTGGCCCACTACCAGCCGGCCGGCCAGCAGGACGCCCTGCGCGATTCCGATGTCGTCAACCGGGCCATCACCAAGCTCCTGGCCCGCCAACTCCTCCTCACCACCGGACTGGACGAGGTCTACACCATCTCCAACGCCCTCCCCCTGGCTCTCCCCTTCGAAAACATCGGAGACATCCCGGCCCAGATCGAAGCCCTCGTGGCAGCCAGCACCGACCAGGCAGGCACCGAACCGCTCCTGGAGTTGGACGTCGATGTGGCCGCGAACACCGAGGCGGATGACACAGAGGACGACGACGCCGATGCCGCCCCGGGAGTGGCATCGGGCCTGTCGGAGCCGCGCGCTGAGCTGATCGAAGATCAGCTGCGCGGCGCAGGGGCGGGGGCGGCGTCGTCGTCCACCAACGCGGCCGCGGAAGGCGACCACACTGACGAAGCGGAGGCAGCCAAGTGA
- a CDS encoding MFS transporter, with the protein MTRESTLPRSPRTITAVLAISGTLVALMQTLVVPLLPDFPRILNVTADDASWLVTATLLSSAIATPIVSRSADMYGKRKMMVVCMAIMVVGSVLAAVGGSFLWLIIGRAMQGFASALIPVGISIMRDELPKEKMGSAVALMSATLGIGSALGLPLAGILYESLGWESIFWVSAGAGSLLLAAVVLVVPESRVRTPGRFDYLGAMVLSAALAALLLAISKGGSWGWGSEPVLLLFLAAALLLAVWVPYELKAGQPMVDLRTSARRPVLLTNLASLLIGFAMFANMLLTTQQLQLPASTGYGFQLSVITAGLCMVPSGLAMVVFAPVSGGIIKRFGGQPALIAGAAVMIAGYVGRVFFWDSIASVIIGSTVVSIGTAIAYAAMPTLIMGAVPITETASANGLNSLVRSIGTSTSSAAVAAVLTSVTITVGTAQLPAFQAFQDVFWMATLASAASIMAVVFIPAAVGGRRAPVPTPVASELVVQGRVLSADHRPLTPAVVTVLQTTGEPVDWSRVDSEGNYSVALPGAGKYLMVANTAGWAPMAEVFDFDGRTLGQNFHLHDRLQLGGVARAAGTPLEGAVVTLLQATGEHVATTRTENDGTYSLPLPAPGRYILTMLHPLTHQAMARKLAVDNRSVNADLELDTPTEQLVDA; encoded by the coding sequence ATGACGCGAGAAAGCACCCTGCCCCGATCACCAAGGACCATCACGGCGGTCCTCGCAATTTCCGGCACCCTTGTCGCCCTGATGCAGACCCTTGTTGTGCCGCTGCTGCCGGACTTCCCGAGGATCCTTAATGTCACCGCCGACGACGCCTCCTGGCTCGTCACGGCGACGCTGCTCTCCAGTGCGATTGCCACCCCGATCGTTTCCCGCAGCGCGGACATGTATGGCAAGCGGAAGATGATGGTGGTGTGCATGGCCATCATGGTGGTGGGCTCCGTCCTGGCGGCCGTCGGCGGGAGCTTTCTTTGGCTGATCATCGGGCGGGCCATGCAGGGCTTCGCCTCGGCCCTGATTCCGGTGGGAATCAGCATCATGCGCGATGAACTGCCCAAGGAGAAAATGGGCTCGGCGGTGGCGCTGATGAGTGCCACGCTGGGCATCGGCAGCGCCCTCGGGCTGCCGCTCGCCGGGATACTTTACGAAAGCCTGGGCTGGGAATCGATCTTCTGGGTGTCTGCGGGCGCAGGCTCACTGCTGCTCGCTGCCGTGGTGCTGGTGGTTCCGGAGTCCAGGGTGCGGACGCCGGGCCGGTTCGACTACCTCGGAGCCATGGTGCTCTCTGCGGCGTTGGCCGCACTGCTCCTGGCCATCTCCAAGGGAGGATCCTGGGGCTGGGGCTCCGAGCCGGTGCTGCTGCTGTTCCTTGCCGCTGCGCTGCTCCTGGCTGTCTGGGTGCCCTATGAACTCAAGGCCGGCCAGCCGATGGTGGATCTGCGCACCTCCGCCCGCAGGCCGGTGCTGCTGACGAACCTGGCCTCGTTGCTGATCGGCTTTGCCATGTTCGCCAATATGCTCCTGACCACGCAGCAGCTCCAGCTGCCCGCCTCCACCGGCTACGGGTTCCAGCTGAGCGTCATCACGGCCGGCCTGTGCATGGTCCCCTCGGGGCTGGCCATGGTGGTGTTCGCTCCGGTATCCGGGGGCATCATCAAGCGGTTCGGAGGGCAGCCCGCCCTCATCGCCGGGGCGGCAGTCATGATTGCGGGGTACGTCGGGCGGGTCTTCTTCTGGGATTCCATCGCCTCGGTCATCATCGGTTCCACGGTTGTCAGCATTGGCACGGCCATCGCGTACGCGGCCATGCCCACCCTCATCATGGGAGCCGTGCCCATCACCGAGACAGCCTCGGCCAATGGCCTCAACAGCCTGGTTCGGTCGATTGGAACCTCGACGTCGAGCGCCGCCGTCGCAGCTGTCCTGACGTCCGTCACCATAACCGTCGGGACCGCGCAGCTCCCGGCCTTCCAGGCTTTCCAGGATGTCTTCTGGATGGCAACACTCGCGTCCGCGGCCTCGATCATGGCCGTTGTCTTCATTCCCGCGGCGGTGGGCGGCCGGCGGGCTCCGGTCCCGACGCCAGTCGCGAGCGAGCTCGTGGTGCAGGGCCGCGTCCTGTCGGCAGACCACCGCCCCCTCACGCCCGCCGTCGTCACGGTGCTGCAAACCACCGGTGAACCGGTGGACTGGAGCCGGGTGGACAGCGAGGGAAACTATTCGGTCGCGCTGCCCGGCGCCGGCAAATACCTGATGGTGGCCAATACGGCAGGATGGGCGCCCATGGCGGAAGTGTTCGACTTCGATGGCCGCACGCTTGGGCAGAACTTCCATCTGCACGACCGGCTGCAACTCGGCGGCGTGGCCAGGGCGGCCGGCACGCCCCTGGAAGGTGCGGTTGTGACGCTGCTGCAGGCCACCGGCGAGCATGTGGCCACCACCAGGACGGAGAACGACGGCACGTATTCGCTCCCGTTGCCCGCCCCCGGCCGCTACATCCTCACCATGCTTCACCCCCTCACCCATCAGGCGATGGCGCGGAAGCTGGCCGTGGACAACCGCTCGGTCAATGCCGATCTGGAGCTGGACACGCCCACCGAGCAGTTGGTGGACGCATGA
- a CDS encoding TetR/AcrR family transcriptional regulator — protein MTGPGYAIPSSRDAVLDSAGRLFGARGYRAVTVRDIASDAGVSAALVMKLYGSKEKLFAAAQPDESLLTELQVPAAELGANLVFRVLMRRERGLREPWAMLPFTIQDSPTPETARAGTRELYLASIAGLIGDTTRERRYASMVVALMTGFGEAVRTFGLFEGWDFDDVVARYGAIVQAQIDECRAACP, from the coding sequence ATGACAGGCCCGGGCTACGCGATCCCGTCCAGCCGCGACGCCGTCCTCGACTCTGCCGGAAGGCTGTTCGGCGCGCGCGGCTACCGTGCCGTGACAGTGCGGGACATTGCGTCCGACGCCGGCGTCTCGGCCGCTCTGGTGATGAAGCTGTACGGCTCAAAAGAGAAGCTGTTCGCGGCAGCGCAACCGGACGAATCGCTCCTGACTGAGCTGCAGGTGCCGGCCGCGGAGCTCGGCGCAAACCTGGTTTTCCGGGTGCTCATGAGGCGGGAGCGTGGCCTCAGGGAACCCTGGGCGATGCTCCCGTTCACCATCCAGGATTCCCCCACCCCGGAAACAGCCCGCGCCGGGACGCGTGAACTTTACCTGGCCAGTATCGCCGGCCTGATCGGGGACACGACCCGGGAGCGGCGCTACGCTTCCATGGTGGTGGCGCTGATGACCGGCTTCGGCGAGGCGGTCCGGACGTTTGGCCTGTTCGAGGGCTGGGATTTTGACGACGTCGTGGCCCGCTACGGGGCGATCGTGCAGGCCCAGATCGACGAGTGCCGGGCGGCCTGCCCCTGA
- a CDS encoding ATP-binding protein has product MSIATMLPIGDLTNPGQMRLALVQVVNWGTFHGAHTMHVDRNGTLLTGNSGVGKSTLFDAMLRVFDARPRSNEAAAQRAGGAVEDKRTTFTYMRGKVGDKAVGEGSASAFQRPGATWSAVALTFDNAAGTRVTVSALFDLPKNGTESSVGRYYLIDNRPLDLEALEVIAEKRFTKSALDAIFPDAQVFDVHKAFAERFRRLLGINSDQALPLLRVIQAGKGLGGSVNTFFRDQVLDAPATLSAADDVVEEFSNLMSIRQRLEDVRQQRDQLAPVPGLNREYAQSLLDANRLRDLSGGEFEAYKQRLAVTVHEETLERYRGLAQAKARELGAERGIRDGLAKELRQLEADYNNQGGNAISAIEQSLENARVGLKLRQQVEESARTALSDAGLELPWSAAGWEQAHEQAAARSAELKDDSEALKELRFEAFDGHATRKRELAAAQQELVSLKTRKSLLPPSSIENRSAIAAATGVPEEQMPFGGELIDLAEGQEQWRPAAERALRSLATTLLVPGEHFAAVTRYLNDHSVRGALRAVDVSKPLAGGALAVEDVADGELLTKLGFLTDAAPHPDALAAASTWIRERIALDFAYPCVEDPDELARLDKGLSLGGVVKRNRHTVEKDDRFTSRQDYVLGFDNAAKLELVAAQVEDLQQELAKAAELAQSREESHQGMTRQLEALRRVADDLRPWEQVSAAVAADELAKIEQRLKDALAAQADLEPLRANIEAARHKHQSSTEAAAVLQSEYKALDSQLTAADSLLDAARARLAQSPPSDSTVEALEPYFADAGDLREMHELDNLANQVRTRLLAELHVAESRGQATSERLTRIFEGFVREWGTAISADHGTSIGAAGEFESRYHAIVSDGLPAQEAEFRQFFNQRTHESFSTLLHLLDEERRSITSRILPLNGILSEVNFHEGSFLELDIKQTLPATAKQFKDAIQAALKVRHSRPGKAPVPASGPGQDDDAELTNRYKSLETLVKRLGSQTPEDRRWRAEVLDVRGHLFIQCKEHREIQGSKKGSGKSEVFMHADTGSMSGGERQRFTAFIMAAALSYQLGIAEQGFTTYGTVMMDEAFVLASEEFAGAGIKALHEFGFQLLLAAPENVIDLSRHLGSVTEILRDKRTNRSGVLTSPVIGPRPGSEGTWRSEANPVDIVLR; this is encoded by the coding sequence GTGAGCATCGCAACCATGCTGCCCATCGGCGACCTCACCAACCCCGGCCAGATGCGCCTGGCCCTAGTCCAGGTGGTCAACTGGGGCACGTTCCATGGCGCCCACACGATGCACGTGGACCGCAACGGCACCCTGCTGACCGGTAACTCCGGCGTCGGCAAGTCCACGCTTTTCGACGCGATGCTGCGGGTCTTCGATGCCCGGCCGCGCTCCAACGAGGCAGCGGCCCAGCGTGCCGGCGGTGCGGTGGAGGACAAGCGGACCACGTTTACCTACATGCGCGGCAAGGTGGGGGACAAGGCCGTCGGAGAGGGCTCGGCGAGTGCCTTCCAGCGCCCCGGCGCCACCTGGTCCGCCGTCGCACTGACCTTCGACAACGCCGCGGGCACAAGGGTGACCGTCTCGGCGCTGTTTGACCTGCCCAAAAACGGCACGGAGTCCAGCGTCGGCCGCTACTACCTGATCGACAACAGGCCGCTGGACCTTGAGGCGCTCGAGGTCATCGCGGAGAAGCGGTTCACCAAGTCCGCCCTGGACGCGATCTTTCCCGATGCCCAGGTATTCGACGTCCACAAGGCCTTCGCCGAACGCTTCCGGCGGCTGCTCGGGATCAATTCCGACCAGGCCCTTCCGCTGCTGCGCGTGATCCAGGCCGGCAAGGGCCTGGGCGGCAGCGTCAATACCTTCTTCCGCGACCAGGTCCTGGATGCCCCCGCCACGCTGTCCGCCGCGGATGACGTAGTGGAGGAATTCAGCAACCTCATGTCCATCCGGCAGCGCCTTGAGGACGTCCGGCAGCAGCGCGACCAGCTGGCCCCGGTCCCCGGACTGAACCGGGAATATGCCCAGTCATTGCTCGACGCGAACCGGCTGCGGGACCTCTCGGGTGGGGAATTCGAGGCCTACAAGCAGCGGCTCGCGGTCACGGTCCACGAGGAGACACTGGAACGCTACCGCGGGCTCGCGCAGGCCAAAGCCAGGGAACTCGGCGCCGAACGCGGCATCCGCGACGGCCTGGCCAAGGAATTGCGCCAGCTCGAGGCGGACTACAACAACCAGGGCGGGAATGCGATCTCCGCGATCGAGCAGTCGCTGGAGAACGCCCGGGTGGGGCTCAAGCTCCGGCAGCAGGTGGAGGAATCCGCCCGGACGGCGCTGTCCGACGCCGGCCTGGAACTTCCGTGGTCGGCGGCCGGCTGGGAGCAGGCCCATGAGCAGGCGGCGGCACGCTCGGCCGAACTGAAGGACGATTCGGAGGCGCTCAAGGAGCTGCGCTTCGAGGCGTTCGACGGTCACGCGACCAGGAAACGCGAACTTGCCGCGGCCCAGCAGGAGCTCGTCTCGCTCAAGACACGCAAGTCCCTGCTGCCGCCGTCGAGCATTGAAAACCGCAGCGCCATCGCCGCCGCCACCGGCGTCCCAGAGGAGCAGATGCCGTTCGGCGGTGAGCTGATCGACCTCGCCGAAGGCCAGGAACAGTGGCGGCCCGCCGCCGAGCGCGCACTGCGGAGCCTCGCCACGACGCTGCTGGTCCCCGGCGAGCACTTCGCCGCCGTGACCCGGTACCTCAACGACCATTCCGTCCGCGGGGCGCTCCGCGCGGTGGACGTGTCCAAGCCGCTCGCCGGCGGAGCGCTGGCCGTCGAGGACGTGGCCGACGGCGAGCTGCTGACCAAGCTGGGTTTCCTCACCGACGCGGCCCCCCACCCGGACGCGCTGGCGGCGGCCAGTACCTGGATCCGGGAACGGATTGCCCTCGACTTCGCCTACCCCTGTGTGGAGGACCCGGACGAGCTGGCCAGGCTGGACAAGGGCCTGAGCCTGGGCGGCGTGGTCAAGCGCAACCGCCACACGGTGGAGAAGGATGACCGTTTCACGTCCCGCCAGGACTATGTGCTCGGCTTCGACAACGCCGCCAAGCTGGAGCTCGTGGCGGCCCAGGTCGAGGACCTGCAGCAGGAACTGGCCAAGGCCGCCGAACTGGCGCAAAGCCGGGAAGAATCGCACCAGGGCATGACCCGGCAGCTCGAGGCCCTGCGCCGCGTGGCCGATGACCTGCGCCCGTGGGAGCAGGTCTCGGCCGCCGTGGCCGCGGATGAGCTCGCGAAGATCGAACAGCGGCTCAAGGATGCCCTCGCCGCCCAGGCCGACCTCGAGCCCCTGCGGGCGAACATCGAGGCGGCCCGGCACAAACACCAGTCCAGCACCGAGGCTGCCGCCGTGCTGCAAAGCGAGTACAAGGCCCTCGACTCCCAGCTGACGGCTGCCGATTCGCTGCTGGACGCCGCGCGCGCCCGGCTGGCGCAGTCCCCGCCGTCGGACTCCACCGTCGAAGCGCTGGAACCGTACTTCGCCGACGCCGGGGACCTCCGGGAGATGCACGAACTGGACAACCTGGCCAACCAGGTCCGCACCCGGCTCCTCGCCGAACTGCACGTGGCCGAGTCCCGCGGACAGGCCACCTCCGAGCGCCTCACCCGGATCTTCGAAGGCTTCGTCCGCGAATGGGGCACGGCGATCTCCGCGGACCACGGCACCTCGATCGGCGCCGCGGGGGAGTTCGAATCCCGCTACCACGCGATCGTCAGCGACGGGCTGCCCGCCCAGGAGGCCGAATTCCGGCAGTTCTTCAACCAGCGCACGCACGAATCCTTCAGCACGCTGCTGCACCTGCTCGATGAGGAACGCCGCTCCATCACGAGCCGGATCCTGCCGCTGAACGGCATCCTCTCCGAGGTCAATTTCCATGAGGGCAGCTTCCTGGAACTGGATATCAAGCAGACCCTGCCCGCCACGGCCAAGCAGTTCAAGGACGCCATCCAGGCTGCGCTCAAGGTCCGCCACAGCCGGCCGGGGAAGGCGCCGGTGCCGGCGTCCGGGCCGGGGCAGGACGACGACGCCGAGCTCACCAACCGCTACAAGTCGCTCGAAACGCTGGTGAAGCGGCTGGGTTCGCAGACCCCGGAGGACCGGCGCTGGCGTGCCGAGGTGCTGGACGTCCGCGGGCACCTGTTCATCCAGTGCAAGGAGCACCGCGAGATCCAGGGCTCGAAAAAGGGCTCAGGGAAGTCCGAGGTCTTTATGCACGCGGACACCGGCTCGATGTCCGGCGGCGAGCGGCAGCGGTTCACGGCCTTCATCATGGCCGCGGCGCTGAGCTACCAGTTGGGCATTGCCGAGCAGGGCTTCACCACCTACGGCACCGTGATGATGGACGAGGCCTTCGTGCTGGCCTCGGAGGAATTCGCCGGCGCCGGCATCAAGGCGCTGCACGAATTCGGCTTCCAGCTGCTCCTGGCCGCGCCGGAGAACGTGATTGACCTATCCCGGCACCTCGGATCGGTCACGGAGATCCTCCGGGACAAGCGCACCAACCGCTCCGGCGTCCTCACATCCCCGGTGATCGGACCGCGTCCGGGATCCGAGGGGACCTGGCGTTCCGAGGCCAACCCGGTAGACATCGTCCTCCGCTGA